The Prunus persica cultivar Lovell chromosome G7, Prunus_persica_NCBIv2, whole genome shotgun sequence genome has a segment encoding these proteins:
- the LOC109950376 gene encoding zinc finger MYM-type protein 1-like, whose product MDDAFFSILVDKSRDVSIREKMSVVLRYVNKKGQVIERFVGVQYASDTTSSKLKEAIEQLISSTNLSMSRLRGQGYDGASNMRGELNGLKTQILREYPLAYYVHCFAHQLQLALVVVAKGNENIATFFTTASSVVNIIGASCKRRDALREQQQKDIMKTLEIDDLETGRRLNQETTLKRPCDTRWNSHYDTLLSINIMFHPVVKVLEWIVDDVNQDNLGEANREVSIFCGKNDIDVPNMDDLFVPQGRSRRKAQKITNRQYYRVDLFLTIIDKQLVELNNRFTEVNTELLLCMACLSPAYNFAAFDKQKILHFAKFYPQEFNDRDLMKLETTWALDC is encoded by the exons ATGGACgatgcattcttttctatattGGTAGATAAATCACGTGATGTTTCAATAAGAGAGAAAATGTCAGTGGTGTTGCGTTATGTGAACAAAAAAGGGCAAGTAATTGAAAGGTTTGTGGGTGTCCAATATGCCTCTGATACAACTAGTAGCAAATTGAAAGAAGCAATTGAGCAGttgatttcttcaacaaatttgAGCATGTCCAGGCTACGAGGACAGGGGTATGATGGCGCTAGTAATATGAGAGGTGAGCTCAATGGTCTTAAAACACAGATTTTGAGAGAATATCCTCTAGCATATTATGTCCATTGTTTTGCACATCAACTACAACTAGCTCTTGTTGTCGTGGCAAAGGGAAATGAAAACATTGCTACTTTCTTCACAACGGCTAGTAGTGTCGTAAATATTATTGGAGCATCGTGTAAGCGTCGTGATGCACTTAgagagcaacaacaaaaagatatTATGAAAACTCTTGAAATTGATGATCTTGAAACGGGGCGAAGGTTAAATCAAGAGACTACTCTCAAACGTCCTTGTGATACACGTTGGAACTCACATTATGATACTTTACTTAGTATTAATATTATGTTTCATCCCGTGGTGAAGGTGCTTGAATGGATTGTTGATGATGTCAACCAAGATAATTTAGGTGAAGCAAATAG GGAAGTATCAATATTTTGTGGTAAAAATGATATTGACGTTCCTAACATGGATGATTTATTTGTACCACAAGGGAGATCAAGACGTAAAGCTCAGAAAATCACAAACCGCCAGTATTATCGTGTGGACTTATTTCTTACTATCATTGATAAGCAACTAGTGGAATTGAATAATCGCTTCACTGAGGTAAATACTGAATTGCTTCTTTGTATGGCATGTTTGAGTCCGGCTTATAATTTTGCAGCTTTTGACAAACAGAAAATACTTCATTTTGCTAAATTTTACCCTCAAGAATTTAATGACCGAGACCTCATGAAGCTTGAGACCACTTGGGCTTTAGATTGTTGA
- the LOC18770370 gene encoding SKP1-like protein 11, producing the protein MASDEMKKITLKSDDNQTFEVEVAVAMQLQTIKHMVEDDCADDAIPLPNVTSSALAKVIEYCKKHHEEDADVNNKESLKSWMLSPPLFVKVDLSKLFDLILAANYLDIKSLLDLTCQTVADMIKDKTPEEIRVIFNIENDFTPEEEKEIRKENEWAFE; encoded by the exons ATGGCCTCTGAcgagatgaagaagataacCCTAAAGAGCGACGATAACCAGACCTTCGAGGTGGAGGTGGCTGTGGCCATGCAGTTGCAAACCATCAAGCACATGGTGGAGGACGACTGTGCCGACGATGCGATACCTCTACCAAATGTGACTAGCAGCGCCCTAGCGAAGGTGATCGAGTACTGCAAGAAGCACCATGAAGAGGATGCCGATGTCAATAACAAAGAGAGTCTCAAGAGCTGGATGCTGA GTCCGCCACTGTTTGTGAAGGTGGACTTGAGCAAGCTATTTGACCTAATCTTGGCTGCAAACTATTTGGACATCAAGAGCCTATTGGATTTGACTTGCCAGACTGTGGCGGACATGATCAAGGACAAGACACCTGAAGAGATCCGTGTGATCTTCAACATCGAGAATGATTTTACGCCtgaggaagaaaaggagatTCGTAAGGAAAATGAGTGGGCATTCGAGTGA
- the LOC18770501 gene encoding uncharacterized protein At2g39795, mitochondrial: protein MPLPYRMSKANAALRQGGKALKDLNLLKVLQSEIQHELSCNPPEVSRSSSMGEFVVDCDLPQSQDLVLRRKYESGEEVAVSALLGPFSPDGLEGVECLYPRDVLMKVCLKKPGLSSMLQFDCSVYEKDGIGSGFKIHNAYCFQPSVGFGPSVYNPPFSDLDKKLQVELKKYLVSKGIGESLTNFLLHHLHKKEQAQYADWLHKLESYVAKSE, encoded by the exons ATGCCACTGCCATATAGAATGTCGAAGGCGAACGCTGCATTACGCCAGGGTGGCAAAGCTCTCAAAGATCTCAACTTGCTCAAGGTTTTGCAGTCTGAGATTCAGCATGAGCTTTCCTGTAACCCCCCtgag GTAAGCCGAAGCTCTTCAATGGGTGAGTTTGTGGTGGATTGCGATTTGCCACAGTCCCAAGATTTGGTTTTGAGGAGGAAGTATGAGAGTGGTGAGGAGGTTGCTGTTTCAGCTTTGTTGGGTCCTTTTAGTCCTGATGGCTTGGAGGGAGTGGAATGTCTTTACCCAAGGGATGTTTTGATGAAGGTGTGTTTGAAGAAGCCTGGTTTGAGCTCAATGCTGCAGTTTGATTGCAGTGTTTATGAGAAAGATGGTATTGGGTCTGGGTTTAAAATCCATAATGCCTATTGTTTTCAACCGTCTGTTGGTTTTGGCCCTTCAGTCTATAACCCCCCATTCAG CGATTTGGACAAGAAATTACAAGTTGAGCTTAAGAAATATCTAGTATCCAAGGGTATTGGAGAAAGCCTGACCAACTTCCTCCTCCACCACCTTCACAAAAAGGAGCAAGCCCAATATGCGGACTGGCTGCACAAACTTGAATCATATGTTGCAAAATCAGAGTGA